In the Candidatus Marinimicrobia bacterium CG08_land_8_20_14_0_20_45_22 genome, GGCGAACCGCTCAGACCGTTGGCGGATATTGTATCTGGTGGAGAAGTTTCCCGGATCATGCTTGGATTAAAGTCGATTCTGGCTGGACGTGACCAAATACCGGTTTTGATTTTTGATGAAATCGATACGGGAATTTCTGGTCGTATTGCGCGGATTGTCGGTGAGGAACTTCGGGAATTGGCGAAATTTCACCAAATCATCTGCATCACGCACCTCCCACAAATTGCAGGGCTGGGATTGGACCATTTGAGCGTTCAAAAAATTACAGATAATGGAAGAAGTGCAACTCAAATTATTCGATTGTCACATGGCGAACGGATAAAGGAAATTGCCACGATGATTGGTGGGAAATCCATCAGTCAAACCACGCTCCGTCAAGCGGAAGAACTTTTGTCTTAGAAATAAATCTACCTGTCTTCATCAATTAAAATATTTGGTTCGGTGTGTACGGAAATGAAGGTTTCCGTGCCATATCGGTTTTTAATACGTTTTTCGACATCGGTAGCGATTTCGTGTGCCGCACAAATGCTAAGATTTTGATCGACGTAAATATGAATATCAATGGCAATGTTATATCCGATTTTTCGAGTTCGCAGATCGTGAGGTTTGATAACCCCCGGGCAATTCGAAATGATCTCGATGATTTCATTTTCAACAGAATCGTCCAGCGACTCTTCGGATAATTCACGGAGGCTTACGACTGTGATAGAGTATGCAACTTTGATGATGAAAAAACTGACAATAACGGCGGCAATTGGGTCCAGAATTCGCCAACGTTCTCCTAAAAGGATCGCGCCACCAATGCCGATTGTCGTACCGATTGATGAAAACGCATCTGAGCGATGATGCCATGCATTGACGACGACAGCCTGACTTGAAATCTCTTTACCGACCTTGATCGTGTACCGATATAAGCATTCTTTGAAGATTACAGATGTAATCGCCGCGATCAGAGCAATATTTCCCGGTTTTTCAAGCAGAGAGCCGGAAAGGTTAAAAAAAATTTTCTTCCCACCTTGCCAGAAAATGCCAACTCCAACGATTAAAAGCGCCAGGCCGATGAAGGCTGTGGCCAGAGTTTCGAATTTACCATGTCCGTAATCGTGTTCGTGATCGATCGATCTCCGAATGATTCGAAAACTTATCAATACGACAATATCCGTTATAAAATCGGATAAAGAATGAACGGCATCTGCAATCATAGCGCCGCTTTGTCCTATAATTCCGGCAACCATTTTGAGGGCTGTTAAAAGTAAATTTGTGAAAAAGCCGATCCATGTAACCCTGTTGGCTTTCGCGGCGCGAACATCATTAGAATTCATACTCAAAACTCCCCCAAAAAATTTCCTTCATTGTTAAGAAATAAATCAAGATAAACGATTGGATTGAAAGGAAACGTTTTGTGCCATTTTTTTTTAGTTCCTAAACCATACACCCCGGTTTGGGAAAACGCTGTCAGAAAACAGTGCAGCAAATTTTAAGCAATAATCGAATGGAAGTAAAGAAAAATGTCGTGGAATTTGTCTCACCTATGAAAATAGCTATAATTAAATCCGTAGAAAAATTTTGTTGACAACAAATTTTAGAAGCGATATATTCAAATGTGAATAGTAACTCAGTTTTGAACTACAAATGATGAATGTGCGCGAAAAAAGGTCTCCCGAATTCTGTGGTGGTTTCGAATTTCGTGTCTTTTTTCTACTGATGGCAATCCTTTTTTATCTGAATCCAGAGGATTTATATTCGGGAGATAAAAGTCCTGAGTGGGCAAAAACTGCGATTTGGTATCAGATATTCCCGGAACGATTTCGGAATGGAGATACAAAAAATGATCCGACTGTCGAAACGCTTGAAGGAACCTGGCCATACGATCACCAGATCGATTGGCGAATTATGCCGTGGACATCAGATTGGTACAAATTACAGCCGTGGGAAGAGAAAAATGCCCACGGTTTTTATTACAATGCTCAAACGCGTCGGTATGGCGGAGATATTCAGGGAATTTTAGATGAACTCGATTATTTACAAGACCTCGGCATCACGGCGATCTATTTAAATCCGATTTTTGAATCGGCGTCAGCTCACAAATACGGCGCAACGAGGTATCATCACATCGACAATAACTTTGGACCGGATCCAACAGGCGATTTGTCGATTTGGAAAATAGAAAATCCGGGCGATCCATCAACTTGGAAATGGACTGCGGCCGATAAATTATTCCTGAAACTCGTTCAGGAAGTGCATGCCCGCAAAATGAAGATAATCATCGATGGGGTGTTCAATCATGTTGGTATTCCGTTTTGGGCATTCCAGGATGTCAGAAGAAATGGAAAAGCCAGCCGATACGCTGACTGGTTCGTAATCAAATCCTTTGACGACCCAAAAACCAGCCGGGATGAATTTGAATATCAAGGGTGGTATGGAGTCACTGATTTACCGGAAGTATGGGAAGATGCAAACGGACCGGCACAAGGTTTTCGGGATCACATTCAGGCGGTCGTAAAAAGATGGGGTGATCCCAATGGCGATGGTGATCCGTCGGATGGAATCGATGGCTGGCGTTTGGATGTGGCTGAGATGGTCAGCAAATCTTTCTGGCGTGATTTCCGGAGATGGGTAAAATCAGTTAATCCGGAAGCATACCTTACCGGTGAGATATGGTGGGAGGATTTTCCCAATAATAAAATGTTCGATGCATCGCCCTGGCTTCAGGGCGATATTTTCGACGGTGTGATGAATTACCGTTTCGGGGATGCGATGCTCAAGGGCTTTGTTGATAAAAAGATGCATGCGAATCCGACCGGCCTGGATCAGTTATTGGGCGATATCCGCAATAAATATCCGTTGCCGGCTCAGTATCAATTGATGAATATCATGGGCAGTCATGATAACGAGCGCTTTGCCAGCCTGCTAATAAATCCCGATCGGTGGATCGACCATGGCGGAAATCTGGGTTATAATAAGGATTTCAAGGTTAATCGTCCATCTGAATCAGACCGTGAGGTGCAGAAAGCGATCCTTGTATTTCAATTTACGTACATCGGCGCTCCATATATTTATTATGGTGATGAGGTTGGGATGTGGGGAGCCGATGATCCCGATAATCGAAAGCCGATGGTCTGGTCTGATTTGAGCTATGAAACCGAGACGGCTCATCCATTCAACATGAAAAGGTCAGCGGATTTGGTCGAGGTAGATCAGGAACTGTTCGACTTTTACAAATCTGTGATTCTTCTACGCAAGGAACACGAGAGTCTGCGCCAAGGACTTTATCGTACAGTGGCTCTTGACGATAAAAATAATTTATTTACTTTTGAAAGGTGTAGTAAAGAAGAGACAATAAGAGTGATTTTTAATCTTTCAGATAAAGTGCAAAAAATTGATTGTAGAATTCTATTTCCAAAGAGTGAAAAGTGGAAAGTTCTTTTTGGAAATGCCGCATTTGATGATCCATTACAGCCGAAATCTGCCAGAATATTT is a window encoding:
- a CDS encoding alpha-amylase, with amino-acid sequence MMNVREKRSPEFCGGFEFRVFFLLMAILFYLNPEDLYSGDKSPEWAKTAIWYQIFPERFRNGDTKNDPTVETLEGTWPYDHQIDWRIMPWTSDWYKLQPWEEKNAHGFYYNAQTRRYGGDIQGILDELDYLQDLGITAIYLNPIFESASAHKYGATRYHHIDNNFGPDPTGDLSIWKIENPGDPSTWKWTAADKLFLKLVQEVHARKMKIIIDGVFNHVGIPFWAFQDVRRNGKASRYADWFVIKSFDDPKTSRDEFEYQGWYGVTDLPEVWEDANGPAQGFRDHIQAVVKRWGDPNGDGDPSDGIDGWRLDVAEMVSKSFWRDFRRWVKSVNPEAYLTGEIWWEDFPNNKMFDASPWLQGDIFDGVMNYRFGDAMLKGFVDKKMHANPTGLDQLLGDIRNKYPLPAQYQLMNIMGSHDNERFASLLINPDRWIDHGGNLGYNKDFKVNRPSESDREVQKAILVFQFTYIGAPYIYYGDEVGMWGADDPDNRKPMVWSDLSYETETAHPFNMKRSADLVEVDQELFDFYKSVILLRKEHESLRQGLYRTVALDDKNNLFTFERCSKEETIRVIFNLSDKVQKIDCRILFPKSEKWKVLFGNAAFDDPLQPKSARIFIKEMK
- a CDS encoding cation-efflux pump, which codes for MNSNDVRAAKANRVTWIGFFTNLLLTALKMVAGIIGQSGAMIADAVHSLSDFITDIVVLISFRIIRRSIDHEHDYGHGKFETLATAFIGLALLIVGVGIFWQGGKKIFFNLSGSLLEKPGNIALIAAITSVIFKECLYRYTIKVGKEISSQAVVVNAWHHRSDAFSSIGTTIGIGGAILLGERWRILDPIAAVIVSFFIIKVAYSITVVSLRELSEESLDDSVENEIIEIISNCPGVIKPHDLRTRKIGYNIAIDIHIYVDQNLSICAAHEIATDVEKRIKNRYGTETFISVHTEPNILIDEDR